Proteins encoded by one window of Anaerolineales bacterium:
- a CDS encoding DUF4013 domain-containing protein, translating to MDFLRSLTFYFQDGRWFRKVLVAAVCLCVPPAGWILAAGWALEICRRAIRREADAVPSIQFRRDWAGGAAVAGAVLVFGLPSALWIGLGATGAAVIWRGGGTGEAAFAAYWWIVELLAAGLLLAGALGAAAAIGRLADGERFCPAVRFTGAVARVRSAPGAYLAAILAGFPLALLALSGFLVCGAGTAFTMVYALGAEFHLLGQARASAAERAACGSIPGRR from the coding sequence TTGGATTTTTTACGCTCCCTGACTTTCTATTTTCAAGACGGCCGCTGGTTCCGCAAGGTGCTTGTGGCGGCGGTTTGCCTGTGCGTCCCGCCGGCGGGATGGATTCTCGCGGCCGGATGGGCGCTGGAAATCTGCCGGCGCGCAATCCGCCGCGAGGCGGACGCCGTGCCGTCCATCCAATTCAGGCGGGATTGGGCGGGCGGCGCGGCCGTGGCGGGAGCGGTTTTGGTTTTCGGGTTGCCCTCGGCCCTGTGGATCGGGTTGGGCGCGACCGGTGCGGCGGTCATTTGGCGCGGCGGCGGAACGGGAGAAGCCGCCTTCGCCGCCTACTGGTGGATCGTGGAATTGCTGGCGGCGGGATTGCTTCTGGCGGGCGCGCTGGGCGCCGCGGCGGCGATCGGCCGCCTGGCGGACGGCGAGCGTTTTTGCCCGGCGGTCCGCTTCACCGGCGCCGTCGCCCGCGTTCGATCCGCGCCGGGTGCCTACCTCGCGGCAATCCTGGCCGGGTTTCCGCTCGCGCTTCTGGCCCTTTCCGGATTTTTGGTCTGCGGCGCGGGAACGGCCTTCACCATGGTGTATGCCCTGGGCGCGGAATTCCACCTTCTCGGACAGGCGCGCGCCTCAGCCGCCGAACGGGCCGCTTGTGGGTCGATTCCGGGACGGAGGTAA
- a CDS encoding nitroreductase family protein gives MDVARAIREKQAIRSFLPRPIPDPVARQILLAGRRAQSAKNSQPWHFIAVREKSKLERLSQTGKFASHLAGAALGVVIATPDPSQKFTIAFDAGQAAAYMQLAAWELGVGSCLASLYDPEAARRILGIPVEWHPRIGVSFGYFDLQSQPPSGVQHPGRKAFDEIVHWEKW, from the coding sequence ATGGACGTCGCCCGGGCGATCCGCGAAAAGCAGGCCATCCGTTCGTTTCTCCCCCGTCCAATTCCGGATCCTGTGGCGCGGCAAATTCTCCTCGCCGGACGGCGCGCCCAATCCGCCAAGAATTCCCAACCCTGGCATTTCATCGCCGTCCGCGAAAAATCCAAACTCGAACGGCTTTCGCAGACGGGGAAATTCGCCTCACACCTCGCCGGCGCCGCGCTGGGGGTGGTCATCGCCACGCCGGACCCCTCCCAAAAATTCACGATCGCCTTCGACGCCGGGCAGGCGGCGGCCTACATGCAGTTGGCCGCCTGGGAGCTCGGAGTCGGCTCCTGCCTGGCCAGCCTCTACGATCCCGAGGCGGCGCGCCGGATTCTCGGCATCCCGGTCGAATGGCATCCGCGCATCGGCGTTTCCTTCGGATACTTCGATCTGCAAAGCCAGCCTCCGTCCGGGGTTCAGCACCCCGGACGGAAAGCGTTCGACGAGATCGTCCATTGGGAGAAGTGGTAG
- a CDS encoding DNA double-strand break repair nuclease NurA, whose product MTLRLHKVSKQIDRLRESAVARAEKLRADLPKVRRGLDLAAQRDDLPQKARAVAEHGWNGAMPACGEAIAFRKGGPAAPAALAVVAVDGSQVYPDRHSASLFYAINIGYFILRSDCGETAADSEPAVFFEEDARLPDGNPVSNTVLNARRTVEEMAALARLAAAEQAAAPGRPVFALADGGFALRIDEKAFPPAERQALQNRFFSTIDGLAREKIPIAGYIARPGGSPVLSLIDLALDPSPKADSGRGQGGRSPFPGLDDRVLFEDLLAPGERSAVFEFAAYWNDLYRNREPNQSAHFFYLNVGRRYPVVARVEIPEWTAKEPALVDRVHAALVEQSAVTLNDPYPYALIRADEEAFVSGEEKHYLEEQMAVSLIRGGLRVSRSEKLSHKGRARKH is encoded by the coding sequence ATGACACTGCGACTGCACAAAGTATCGAAACAAATCGACCGTCTGCGGGAAAGCGCCGTCGCGCGCGCCGAAAAGCTGCGGGCCGATCTGCCCAAAGTCCGGCGCGGACTCGATCTCGCCGCGCAGCGCGACGACCTCCCCCAAAAAGCGCGGGCCGTAGCGGAACACGGTTGGAACGGAGCGATGCCCGCCTGCGGCGAAGCGATCGCGTTCCGAAAGGGAGGGCCCGCCGCGCCCGCCGCGCTTGCGGTCGTCGCCGTCGACGGATCGCAGGTCTATCCGGACCGGCACTCGGCTTCGCTCTTTTACGCGATCAACATCGGCTACTTCATCCTGCGCTCCGATTGCGGCGAAACCGCCGCGGATTCCGAGCCGGCGGTCTTCTTCGAGGAGGATGCGCGGCTTCCGGACGGCAATCCGGTTTCCAACACGGTTCTCAACGCGCGCCGCACCGTGGAGGAGATGGCGGCGCTGGCGCGGCTCGCCGCCGCGGAGCAGGCCGCCGCCCCCGGCCGGCCGGTGTTCGCGCTGGCCGACGGCGGCTTCGCGCTGCGGATCGACGAGAAGGCCTTTCCGCCCGCGGAACGCCAAGCGCTGCAAAACCGCTTTTTTTCCACAATCGACGGCTTGGCGCGGGAGAAGATCCCCATCGCCGGGTATATCGCGCGCCCGGGCGGAAGCCCGGTGCTTTCGCTGATTGACCTGGCGCTGGATCCCTCGCCGAAGGCGGATTCCGGCCGCGGCCAGGGCGGACGTTCCCCCTTCCCGGGCCTCGACGACCGGGTGCTGTTTGAGGATCTTCTGGCTCCAGGCGAGCGCTCGGCGGTGTTCGAATTCGCCGCCTATTGGAACGATTTGTACCGGAACCGCGAACCGAACCAGAGTGCGCATTTCTTCTACCTCAACGTCGGGCGGCGCTACCCGGTGGTCGCCCGGGTGGAAATCCCCGAGTGGACGGCGAAGGAACCGGCGCTGGTGGACCGGGTGCATGCGGCCCTGGTCGAGCAAAGCGCCGTGACCCTCAACGACCCCTACCCCTACGCGCTGATCCGCGCCGACGAGGAAGCCTTCGTCTCGGGCGAAGAAAAGCACTACCTCGAGGAGCAGATGGCGGTGTCGCTGATCCGCGGCGGATTACGCGTGAGCCGGTCCGAGAAACTTTCCCACAAGGGAAGGGCGAGAAAACACTGA
- a CDS encoding ABC transporter ATP-binding protein has protein sequence MSPNPNGGPLLEVRNLTKVFPVERGLFARRKSFVHAVDGISFEIRRGETLGLVGESGCGKTTTARLLVRLLTPASGSILLADENGTQTDLTALKGGPQEKLFRSRVQIIFQDPYAALDPRMTVYDAVEEPLAIHGFPPPRERRARVEQMLATVGLPPVESFLASLPQELSGGQRQRVAIARALALYPALVVADEPTSMIDASACAGIMNLMLDLAQRMNISYLFITHHLAVARYMADRLAVMYLGKFVETGPTEEVLARPLHPYTQALISAVPVPDPHARREPPQILGGVKAAVDPPPECRFLARCPRAADVCRSRAHPPLEEKSPGHFAACHLV, from the coding sequence ATGAGCCCGAATCCGAACGGCGGACCGTTGTTGGAAGTCCGAAACCTGACCAAGGTTTTTCCCGTCGAGCGCGGGCTTTTCGCGCGCCGGAAATCCTTCGTGCATGCGGTCGACGGGATCTCGTTTGAAATCCGGCGCGGCGAAACGCTCGGCCTGGTGGGGGAATCCGGCTGCGGGAAGACCACCACCGCCCGGCTTCTCGTTCGGCTGCTCACTCCCGCCTCCGGAAGCATCCTGCTGGCCGACGAGAATGGAACGCAAACCGACCTAACCGCCTTGAAAGGCGGCCCGCAGGAGAAGCTCTTCCGCTCCCGGGTCCAGATCATCTTCCAGGATCCCTATGCCGCGCTCGATCCGCGGATGACGGTCTACGACGCCGTTGAAGAGCCGCTGGCGATCCACGGCTTTCCGCCGCCGCGCGAACGCCGCGCACGGGTGGAGCAGATGCTCGCCACCGTCGGCCTTCCCCCCGTCGAATCCTTCCTCGCCAGCCTGCCGCAGGAACTCTCCGGCGGACAGCGCCAGCGGGTGGCGATCGCGCGGGCGCTGGCGCTGTATCCGGCGCTGGTCGTGGCCGACGAACCCACCTCGATGATCGACGCCTCGGCCTGCGCCGGGATCATGAACCTGATGCTCGATCTGGCCCAGCGGATGAACATTTCCTACCTCTTCATCACCCACCACCTGGCCGTGGCCCGCTACATGGCGGACAGGCTGGCGGTGATGTACCTCGGCAAGTTCGTTGAGACCGGACCGACCGAGGAAGTCCTCGCCCGGCCGCTGCACCCCTACACCCAGGCCTTGATCTCGGCGGTGCCCGTACCGGATCCGCACGCGCGCCGCGAGCCGCCGCAGATCCTCGGCGGAGTGAAGGCCGCGGTGGATCCGCCGCCGGAGTGCCGCTTCCTGGCCCGCTGTCCGCGGGCCGCCGACGTCTGCCGCTCCCGCGCGCATCCGCCGCTCGAAGAGAAAAGCCCCGGCCACTTCGCGGCCTGCCACCTCGTTTAA
- a CDS encoding ABC transporter ATP-binding protein — protein sequence MADDNLLAVENLSVRYAVRGGEAAAVDGVSFALRRGEVLGLAGESGCGKTTLALSLLKLLPENGRISGGRVLFDGEDLVPLSEEAIRPLRGRRMAVIFQGAMNSLHPVYKVTDQIREALEAHDRSLSRGQIRARTAELFRLVGLDEGLADRYPHEYSGGMRQRAVIALALACDPDLVIADEPTTALDVIVQDAVLRELQSLQRRLGMSMIYISHDIAVLAEVSQRIAVMYAGRWAEWGETAEVFDRPRHPYTHALLSSVPSLRGPKVRIAALPGEPPDLLHPPSGCPFHPRCPRAREICARRDPEWRDFGGGHFAACWAPLGGEA from the coding sequence ATGGCGGACGATAACCTCTTGGCGGTGGAAAATCTGTCGGTGCGCTACGCCGTCCGGGGCGGGGAGGCGGCGGCGGTCGACGGCGTATCGTTCGCCCTGCGGCGCGGCGAAGTACTCGGCCTGGCCGGGGAATCCGGCTGCGGAAAAACCACCCTCGCGCTCAGCTTGCTGAAGTTGCTCCCGGAGAACGGCCGCATCAGCGGGGGAAGGGTGCTGTTCGACGGCGAGGACCTCGTCCCGCTTTCGGAGGAGGCGATCCGCCCCCTGCGCGGGCGCCGGATGGCGGTCATCTTCCAGGGCGCGATGAACTCGCTCCATCCCGTCTACAAAGTGACGGACCAGATCCGCGAGGCGTTGGAAGCCCACGACCGCTCCCTGTCGCGCGGTCAAATCCGCGCCCGCACGGCCGAACTCTTCCGCCTGGTCGGCCTGGACGAGGGGCTGGCGGACCGCTATCCGCACGAATACAGCGGCGGGATGCGCCAGCGGGCGGTGATCGCGCTGGCGCTGGCCTGCGATCCGGACCTGGTGATCGCCGACGAGCCGACCACCGCGCTCGACGTCATCGTCCAGGACGCCGTCCTGCGCGAATTGCAGTCCCTTCAGCGGCGGCTGGGGATGAGCATGATCTACATCTCCCACGACATCGCCGTCCTGGCGGAGGTCAGCCAACGCATCGCCGTGATGTATGCCGGGCGCTGGGCGGAATGGGGGGAGACGGCGGAGGTGTTCGACCGCCCGCGGCATCCTTACACCCATGCCCTGCTTTCCAGCGTTCCCAGCCTGCGCGGGCCCAAAGTCCGCATCGCCGCCCTGCCGGGCGAACCGCCCGACCTCCTCCATCCGCCTTCCGGGTGTCCCTTCCACCCCCGTTGCCCGCGCGCTCGGGAGATCTGCGCCCGGCGCGATCCGGAATGGCGGGATTTCGGCGGCGGGCATTTCGCCGCCTGTTGGGCGCCGCTGGGGGGCGAAGCATGA